In uncultured Cohaesibacter sp., a genomic segment contains:
- a CDS encoding SLC13 family permease: MSVDQLLILGLLICLLVLFATDRFRVEIVACAGLAAGVLLGLVPFDRAFSGLANPAVITVLEILLIVQVLQTSRLFDGVGIFLGRHFRTRGSIILAVCASGAALSMVMNNIGAFSLMLPVVFSLSRRMHLDQRLLVMPLAFATLIGGMGTVVGTPPNLVVSQALESATGTGFAFLDFLPTGLAIAAAGLLVVGWWAPRKLGGYSEIDGEEDNFIGQMVATEVFAPLASKGGTTPETIETMTGGVISSVERQGRRLFPLRSDTPLLADDRILLVADGTLLGEAFAEGQLIPARSLHMGHASASGSDVIKAQAVVLPYSVLQGSVLGNISEFPEQSVRVIGVSTQSPRLEGGLDEFRLSVGDILHLEGEGQAVHDAITNTGLVEVTTSGTSFATFQRSIPALVFFIGGLLAAAFGGIPPEIAYGLVLVCYLLTGALDLREALSRLNWPIILLLVAMLPLGGAVESTGAATALAHGLLGLLPGSSAALLAFFMLGLAVLITPFVNNATTAVLLAPLAIELSRTADVPPSLLLMAVAIGASCDFLTPFGHHNNTLAYALGPYRFREFFLVGWPVTLTTILVGGIVSLAVWG; this comes from the coding sequence GTGTCTGTCGATCAGCTGCTCATTCTCGGACTGCTCATTTGTCTGCTCGTGCTGTTTGCGACAGACCGGTTTCGTGTCGAGATCGTCGCCTGTGCGGGCCTTGCTGCGGGTGTTCTGCTCGGGCTGGTGCCGTTTGACCGGGCCTTTTCCGGGCTGGCCAATCCGGCGGTCATCACGGTGCTTGAAATCCTGCTCATCGTCCAGGTGCTACAGACAAGCCGCCTGTTTGACGGGGTAGGCATTTTTCTGGGCCGTCACTTCCGCACCAGAGGTAGCATCATTCTGGCCGTCTGCGCTTCGGGCGCGGCCCTGTCGATGGTGATGAACAACATCGGTGCCTTTTCGCTGATGCTGCCAGTCGTCTTCTCGCTCAGCCGCCGAATGCATCTGGACCAGCGTCTGCTGGTGATGCCGCTTGCCTTTGCGACCCTCATCGGCGGCATGGGCACCGTGGTGGGCACGCCGCCCAATCTGGTGGTCAGTCAGGCACTGGAGAGTGCCACCGGCACCGGCTTTGCCTTTCTCGACTTCCTGCCCACGGGGCTGGCCATCGCCGCCGCCGGGCTTCTGGTGGTTGGCTGGTGGGCACCCCGCAAGCTCGGCGGCTACAGCGAAATTGACGGAGAGGAAGACAATTTCATCGGCCAGATGGTGGCAACCGAAGTCTTCGCCCCCCTTGCCAGCAAGGGGGGGACCACGCCGGAGACAATCGAGACCATGACCGGCGGCGTCATTTCGAGTGTCGAGCGGCAGGGGCGACGGCTGTTTCCCCTGCGTTCGGATACCCCGCTCTTAGCCGATGACCGCATTCTGCTCGTCGCCGATGGCACATTGCTCGGCGAGGCTTTTGCCGAGGGGCAACTGATACCAGCCCGCTCCCTCCATATGGGACATGCCAGTGCGTCTGGGTCAGACGTTATCAAGGCACAGGCGGTGGTCTTACCCTACAGTGTTTTGCAGGGATCGGTCCTTGGCAACATTTCCGAATTTCCCGAGCAGTCTGTGCGCGTGATCGGGGTTTCCACCCAATCGCCGCGGCTGGAAGGCGGTCTGGACGAATTCCGCCTGTCGGTCGGCGATATCCTGCATCTTGAGGGCGAGGGGCAGGCTGTGCACGATGCGATCACCAACACGGGGCTTGTCGAAGTGACAACCAGCGGAACCAGCTTTGCCACCTTCCAGCGCAGCATCCCTGCCCTTGTCTTCTTCATTGGCGGCCTGCTGGCCGCAGCCTTTGGCGGCATCCCGCCCGAAATCGCCTACGGGCTGGTGCTGGTCTGCTATCTGCTGACCGGCGCGCTGGATCTGAGAGAAGCGCTGTCGCGGTTGAACTGGCCCATCATCCTGTTGCTGGTCGCGATGCTGCCCCTTGGTGGCGCGGTCGAGAGCACTGGCGCGGCAACGGCACTGGCCCATGGGCTGCTCGGTCTGCTGCCTGGCTCGTCTGCCGCCTTGCTGGCCTTCTTCATGCTGGGGCTTGCGGTACTCATCACGCCCTTCGTCAACAATGCGACGACCGCCGTGCTGCTGGCACCGCTTGCCATCGAGCTGTCACGGACGGCAGACGTGCCGCCGTCGCTGTTGCTGATGGCCGTGGCCATTGGCGCATCATGTGATTTCCTCACGCCGTTCGGGCATCACAACAACACGCTGGCCTATGCGCTCGGCCCCTATCGCTTCCGAGAGTTTTTTCTGGTCGGCTGGCCGGTCACCCTCACCACCATCCTCGTGGGAGGCATCGTCAGCCTCGCGGTCTGGGGCTAG
- the ade gene encoding adenine deaminase → MSIPSWSELAPQLVDVAMGRRSADSVVRNGQWVNVHTGEIIAGIDVAISGGRIAYVGVDASHTIGEETSVIEANGRYMVPGLCDAHMHVESGMITVSEFARAVIPHGTTSMFIDPHEIANVLGLKGVRVMHDDAASLPINVQVQVPSCVPSAPGLENAGAEITVEDVREALTWPQICGLGEMMNFPGVAMGDTKMLGEIAATQDAGKTVGGHFPALDLGHMFHGYVAGGPADDHEGTRKEDAIARARQGMRPMLRLGSAWHDVAEQVKAITEDGIDPRSFILCTDDCHSGTLVNDGHMNRVVRHAIAQGLKPITAIQMATLNTAQHFGMDRDIGSITPGRRADIILTSDLPSLPIETVIAQGVVVAENGELLIDIPPVNYPDFCINTVKLGKTLTAADFDIPAPAGANEVRARVIGVIENQAPTKALEASLPVEDGLVQMDGKADVCQIALVERHRATGGVVNGFVSGFGYNKPCAVASTVAHDSHHMIVVGTNKEDMAAAASHLGAVGGGVTVFSEGKELATVELAIAGLMSVERAEIVAAKAMKMVEAMVACGCTLNNAYMQHSLLGLVVIPEIRISDMGIIDVTKFEKVDLFL, encoded by the coding sequence ATGTCTATCCCATCCTGGAGTGAACTTGCACCGCAACTGGTTGACGTGGCCATGGGACGACGAAGTGCTGACAGCGTGGTCCGCAATGGCCAATGGGTCAATGTCCACACGGGCGAAATCATCGCGGGCATTGACGTGGCCATTTCTGGCGGTCGCATCGCCTATGTCGGAGTTGACGCAAGCCACACCATCGGCGAGGAGACCTCTGTCATCGAAGCCAACGGCCGCTACATGGTTCCCGGCCTCTGCGATGCGCACATGCATGTGGAGAGCGGCATGATCACCGTCAGCGAGTTTGCCCGCGCGGTCATCCCCCACGGCACCACATCGATGTTCATTGACCCGCACGAAATTGCCAACGTTCTGGGGCTCAAGGGCGTGCGCGTCATGCATGACGATGCGGCCAGCCTGCCCATCAACGTGCAGGTTCAGGTCCCTTCCTGTGTGCCGTCTGCTCCGGGGCTGGAAAATGCCGGGGCTGAAATCACCGTCGAGGATGTCAGGGAAGCGCTGACCTGGCCGCAGATCTGCGGTCTGGGCGAGATGATGAACTTCCCCGGCGTTGCCATGGGTGACACCAAGATGCTTGGCGAGATCGCTGCGACACAGGACGCAGGCAAGACCGTCGGCGGCCATTTTCCTGCGCTCGATCTGGGCCACATGTTCCATGGCTATGTGGCTGGCGGTCCGGCAGATGATCACGAAGGCACCCGCAAGGAAGACGCCATCGCCCGCGCCCGTCAGGGTATGCGCCCGATGCTGCGCCTTGGTTCGGCCTGGCACGATGTGGCCGAACAGGTCAAGGCCATCACCGAGGACGGGATCGATCCGCGCAGTTTCATTCTTTGCACCGATGATTGCCACTCCGGTACGCTGGTCAATGATGGCCACATGAACCGGGTGGTTCGCCACGCCATTGCCCAAGGGCTGAAGCCCATCACCGCCATCCAGATGGCAACCCTCAACACAGCCCAGCACTTCGGCATGGACCGCGACATCGGTTCCATCACGCCGGGCCGCCGGGCCGATATCATCCTGACCTCGGATCTGCCAAGCCTGCCGATCGAGACGGTCATTGCGCAAGGCGTGGTGGTTGCCGAGAATGGCGAGCTGCTGATCGACATTCCGCCGGTCAACTATCCCGACTTCTGCATCAATACCGTCAAGCTCGGCAAGACGCTCACCGCAGCCGATTTCGATATCCCGGCGCCAGCTGGTGCCAACGAGGTTCGTGCCCGGGTGATCGGTGTCATCGAGAATCAGGCCCCGACCAAGGCACTGGAAGCGTCGCTGCCGGTGGAAGATGGTCTGGTGCAGATGGACGGCAAGGCCGATGTCTGCCAGATCGCGCTCGTCGAACGCCATCGGGCGACCGGCGGTGTGGTCAACGGTTTCGTTTCCGGTTTCGGTTACAACAAGCCTTGCGCAGTGGCGTCCACCGTGGCCCACGACAGCCATCACATGATCGTGGTCGGCACCAACAAGGAAGACATGGCGGCAGCCGCCAGTCATCTTGGGGCCGTCGGTGGCGGTGTCACGGTCTTCTCCGAAGGCAAGGAACTGGCAACAGTCGAACTGGCCATTGCCGGTCTGATGTCCGTTGAACGGGCCGAGATCGTTGCTGCCAAGGCGATGAAGATGGTCGAAGCAATGGTGGCCTGCGGTTGCACCCTCAACAATGCCTATATGCAGCATTCGCTGCTCGGGCTGGTGGTCATCCCGGAAATCCGCATTTCCGACATGGGCATCATCGATGTGACCAAGTTCGAAAAGGTCGATCTCTTCCTCTAG
- a CDS encoding enolase C-terminal domain-like protein gives MVMITDVVVKDIRFPTSRNLDGSDAMNEAPDYSTTYVILKTDQGETLTGHGLTFTNGRGNDLVVAAARTLAETFVIGQSLDDITSDFGRFWHKLVAGDSQLRWLGPEKGLVHLATAALVNALWDLWAKSVGKPVWKLLADMTPEELVRCIDFTYIEDAITPYEALALLKRKEAGKAAREAEMFEKGFPAYSTAAGWLGYSEEKMRRLAREAVEGGWTHLKQKVGADIEQDVQRARILREELGWDRHLMMDANQIWGVEEAVANMRRLAEFDPLWIEEPTNPDDILGHRAIREQIGTIGVATGEHAHNRVMFKQFFQAEAFDFCQLDPARLGGVNEVLAVLLMAAKYDIPVCPHGGGVGLCQYSLNIVLFDYIAVAGNLENRVLEYVDHLHENFEEPLTVKRGRYYPGTMPGYGATLKAESQERFAFPDGVEWADYQ, from the coding sequence ATGGTCATGATTACTGATGTTGTTGTAAAAGACATTCGCTTCCCCACCTCCCGCAATCTGGATGGTTCGGACGCAATGAACGAGGCGCCGGACTATTCGACCACCTATGTCATCCTCAAGACAGATCAGGGCGAAACGCTGACCGGCCATGGTTTGACCTTCACCAACGGTCGCGGCAACGATCTGGTTGTTGCCGCCGCCCGGACGCTGGCCGAGACTTTCGTCATTGGTCAGTCCCTTGATGACATCACTTCCGACTTCGGTCGCTTCTGGCACAAGCTGGTGGCTGGCGACTCCCAGCTGCGCTGGCTTGGCCCTGAGAAGGGTCTTGTCCATCTGGCAACCGCCGCGCTGGTCAATGCCCTGTGGGACCTCTGGGCCAAATCGGTTGGCAAGCCTGTCTGGAAATTGCTGGCCGACATGACGCCGGAAGAGTTGGTGCGTTGCATCGACTTCACCTACATCGAAGACGCCATCACCCCTTACGAGGCTCTGGCTCTGCTCAAGCGCAAGGAAGCCGGCAAGGCAGCCCGCGAAGCTGAAATGTTTGAAAAGGGCTTTCCGGCCTACTCCACTGCTGCTGGCTGGCTGGGCTACTCGGAAGAGAAAATGCGTCGTCTGGCGCGCGAAGCGGTTGAAGGCGGCTGGACCCACCTCAAGCAGAAGGTTGGAGCCGACATCGAACAGGACGTTCAACGTGCCCGTATCCTGCGCGAGGAACTGGGCTGGGATCGTCATCTGATGATGGATGCCAATCAGATCTGGGGTGTCGAGGAAGCTGTTGCCAACATGCGTCGCCTGGCCGAGTTTGATCCGCTCTGGATCGAGGAACCCACCAACCCGGACGATATTCTGGGCCATCGGGCGATCCGCGAGCAGATCGGCACGATCGGTGTGGCAACTGGCGAACATGCCCATAACCGGGTCATGTTCAAGCAGTTCTTCCAGGCAGAAGCCTTCGATTTCTGCCAGCTCGACCCGGCCCGTCTCGGCGGCGTCAACGAAGTGTTGGCCGTGCTGCTGATGGCGGCGAAATACGACATCCCCGTCTGCCCGCATGGCGGTGGGGTAGGGCTCTGCCAGTATTCGCTCAACATCGTGCTGTTCGACTATATTGCAGTCGCTGGCAATCTCGAAAACCGGGTGCTCGAATATGTCGATCACCTGCACGAGAATTTCGAGGAGCCACTGACGGTCAAGCGCGGTCGCTACTATCCGGGCACCATGCCCGGCTATGGCGCAACCCTCAAGGCCGAGTCCCAGGAACGGTTTGCCTTCCCTGATGGCGTGGAATGGGCTGACTATCAGTAG
- a CDS encoding 2-dehydro-3-deoxy-6-phosphogalactonate aldolase codes for MDFEKFVGQCPLVAILRGVTPEEVLGIGQVLVDSGFSIIEVPLNSPRPFESISILQESLGRRALIGAGTVLSTEAVEGVAAAGGKLIVMPHSDIEVIAHAKSLGLSCVPGVVTPTEAFAALKAGADALKLFPAEIAAPAVVKAMMAILPKSTRILPVGGISPETMDGYWAAGAAGFGLGGALYKAGMSADEVAVNAAAFIKALEAHKAKA; via the coding sequence ATGGACTTTGAAAAGTTTGTCGGGCAGTGTCCCCTTGTCGCCATTCTGCGCGGTGTGACCCCTGAAGAAGTACTTGGAATCGGTCAGGTTCTGGTTGATTCCGGGTTCAGCATCATTGAAGTGCCGCTCAATTCACCCCGCCCGTTCGAAAGCATTTCCATCTTGCAGGAAAGCTTGGGCCGGCGTGCTCTGATCGGGGCGGGCACGGTTCTCAGCACCGAGGCTGTTGAAGGTGTTGCCGCCGCTGGTGGCAAGCTGATTGTCATGCCGCACAGCGACATCGAGGTGATCGCGCATGCCAAGTCTCTGGGTCTTTCCTGTGTGCCCGGCGTCGTGACGCCGACCGAGGCCTTTGCTGCGCTGAAGGCTGGCGCCGACGCCCTCAAGTTGTTCCCCGCAGAGATTGCCGCTCCTGCTGTCGTAAAAGCCATGATGGCTATTCTGCCGAAGTCCACCCGGATCCTCCCCGTCGGCGGAATTTCCCCCGAAACCATGGATGGCTACTGGGCAGCAGGGGCGGCAGGCTTCGGGTTGGGCGGCGCGCTTTACAAGGCTGGCATGTCTGCGGACGAAGTGGCCGTAAACGCCGCCGCATTCATCAAGGCGCTGGAGGCGCACAAGGCCAAGGCATGA
- a CDS encoding TRAP transporter large permease — MVATVLFSSLVLFLILNVPVGIAIGLASAAAALVAEALSPNYITQQLIAGTDSFPIMAIPLFILAGDLMGAGGVSRRILDVANIFFGRVTGGLAIVTVAVCMFFAAVSGSGPATVAAVGSMVIPTMLEKGYSKSFTLALVATAGSIGVIIPPSIPMVIFGVATGTSISNMFMAGIVPGFLIGFALMGWSYFYAKRSGIAGIEGSFDCRVAAKLMWEAKWALLNPIIILGGIYAGIFTPTEAAAVAAVYALVCGVFFYREINLKLLMKTVARSCSTTGTTMVILGCATAFAKILTIEQIPVQVADLMTTISDNPVIILLIINILLLFVGCVMDTTPAILVLSPILFPVATAMGVDPIHFGIIMVVNLAIGFITPPLGINLFVAARVGNAQLGTVVRGIVPFVAIMIALLMIITYVPPVSIGIFSLLGR; from the coding sequence ATGGTCGCTACAGTTCTCTTTTCCAGCCTTGTCCTGTTTCTCATCCTCAACGTTCCTGTCGGTATCGCCATTGGTCTGGCCTCTGCAGCCGCTGCGCTCGTTGCTGAAGCCCTGTCACCCAATTACATCACCCAGCAGCTGATTGCCGGTACCGACAGCTTTCCGATCATGGCGATTCCGCTGTTCATTCTTGCAGGCGACCTGATGGGCGCAGGTGGCGTGTCCCGCCGCATTCTGGATGTTGCAAACATCTTCTTTGGCCGCGTGACCGGTGGTCTGGCCATCGTGACCGTTGCGGTCTGCATGTTCTTTGCTGCCGTTTCCGGTTCTGGTCCGGCAACCGTTGCCGCCGTCGGCTCCATGGTGATCCCGACGATGCTTGAGAAAGGCTATTCCAAGTCCTTCACGCTGGCACTCGTTGCAACGGCAGGTTCGATCGGCGTGATCATTCCTCCGTCCATCCCGATGGTGATCTTCGGGGTCGCGACCGGCACCTCCATTTCCAACATGTTCATGGCAGGTATCGTACCGGGCTTCCTGATCGGCTTTGCCTTGATGGGCTGGAGCTACTTCTATGCCAAACGGTCGGGTATTGCCGGGATCGAAGGCTCGTTTGATTGCCGCGTCGCTGCCAAGTTGATGTGGGAAGCCAAATGGGCACTGCTCAACCCGATCATCATTCTGGGCGGTATCTATGCCGGTATCTTCACGCCGACGGAAGCGGCTGCCGTTGCTGCGGTCTATGCTTTGGTCTGTGGCGTGTTCTTCTATCGTGAGATCAACCTGAAGCTCCTAATGAAGACCGTGGCCCGTTCCTGTTCGACCACCGGTACGACGATGGTCATTCTGGGCTGCGCCACGGCCTTTGCCAAGATCCTGACCATCGAGCAGATCCCGGTTCAGGTCGCTGATCTGATGACCACCATTTCCGACAATCCGGTCATCATTTTGCTGATCATCAACATTCTGTTGCTGTTTGTCGGCTGTGTCATGGACACCACACCGGCAATTCTGGTGCTGTCTCCGATCCTCTTCCCGGTAGCAACCGCCATGGGTGTCGACCCGATCCACTTCGGCATCATCATGGTTGTCAACCTGGCGATCGGCTTCATCACCCCGCCATTGGGCATCAACCTGTTCGTGGCGGCCCGGGTCGGGAACGCGCAACTGGGCACCGTGGTCCGCGGTATTGTGCCATTCGTTGCCATTATGATCGCTCTCCTCATGATCATAACCTATGTCCCGCCTGTATCGATCGGCATCTTCAGTTTGCTTGGTCGATGA
- a CDS encoding TRAP transporter small permease: MTILRFLDKYFEISISVFLLLFMTSLIAIQVFMRYVMGASLSWSEELARYVFIWLIYLMISYSAREMKHIKIDAALGLFPKSWQRWVVILGDLLFLGFALFIVQTTYSIVLKQMMLDQRSTALAIPLWMIYAAPGVGFALTAIRQVQTIVWRLRNPDKSNIEEF, translated from the coding sequence ATGACCATTCTACGCTTTTTGGACAAGTACTTCGAAATTTCAATCAGCGTCTTTCTTCTGCTGTTCATGACCTCACTTATCGCGATTCAGGTGTTTATGCGCTATGTGATGGGGGCATCTCTGTCCTGGTCCGAAGAACTGGCGCGTTACGTCTTCATCTGGTTGATCTATCTGATGATCAGCTATAGCGCGCGGGAAATGAAGCACATCAAGATTGATGCCGCTCTCGGGTTGTTCCCGAAATCCTGGCAGCGCTGGGTCGTCATTCTGGGCGATCTGCTGTTTCTCGGATTCGCACTCTTTATCGTACAGACCACCTACTCGATCGTTCTCAAGCAGATGATGCTCGATCAGCGTTCGACGGCTCTGGCCATCCCGCTGTGGATGATTTATGCCGCGCCCGGCGTCGGCTTCGCGCTCACCGCAATTCGGCAGGTGCAGACCATTGTCTGGCGCCTTCGCAACCCCGACAAATCCAACATCGAGGAGTTCTGA
- a CDS encoding DctP family TRAP transporter solute-binding subunit, with amino-acid sequence MSFKTLTLAAVLAVGTIVSPAVADTLRFSNVTSVSGKDAGIEFKRIVEEKTGGSLEVKLFPDNQLGNDRVITESTIFGDIDLGVSSTSPLATLFPDLYAFDAPFLFLSSEDAYAKLDGETGQAILKTLEKKGLKGLAFWENGFRNFTNSKKAVAVPSDLSGMKIRTMENDVHLAAWRALGANPTPMAFSELFTALQQGTVDGQENPLGIIDGNRFQEVQSNVSLTQHVYTPYIVFMNLDKFNSLSDVEKDAIVTAAKETTAFQRKRSQELETEILARIKDQGVTVTELTPEQKALWQKTVVDAKIYDLVKSKMDHPEYMDAFLKK; translated from the coding sequence ATGTCCTTTAAAACTCTTACACTTGCAGCCGTTCTGGCTGTTGGTACAATCGTTTCACCAGCTGTTGCTGACACTCTGCGTTTCTCCAACGTCACGTCCGTATCGGGCAAAGACGCTGGTATCGAGTTCAAGCGCATTGTTGAAGAAAAAACCGGTGGTTCTCTGGAAGTCAAACTCTTCCCGGACAACCAGCTTGGTAACGACCGTGTTATCACCGAAAGCACCATCTTCGGCGATATCGATCTCGGCGTAAGCTCCACCTCTCCTCTGGCAACCCTGTTCCCGGATCTTTATGCTTTCGACGCTCCGTTCCTGTTCCTGAGCTCGGAAGATGCTTATGCCAAGCTTGACGGTGAAACCGGTCAGGCCATCCTCAAGACCCTTGAGAAAAAAGGCCTGAAAGGTCTCGCTTTCTGGGAAAACGGCTTCCGTAACTTCACCAACAGCAAAAAGGCTGTTGCAGTTCCGTCTGACCTGTCCGGCATGAAGATCCGCACCATGGAAAACGACGTGCATCTGGCTGCATGGCGTGCTCTTGGCGCCAACCCGACCCCGATGGCATTCTCCGAGCTGTTCACCGCTCTGCAGCAGGGCACGGTTGACGGTCAGGAAAACCCGCTGGGCATCATCGATGGCAACCGCTTCCAGGAAGTTCAGAGCAACGTGTCTCTGACCCAGCACGTCTACACCCCGTATATCGTCTTCATGAACCTCGACAAGTTCAACTCCCTGAGCGACGTCGAAAAAGACGCTATCGTCACTGCTGCCAAGGAAACCACGGCTTTCCAGCGTAAGCGTTCCCAGGAACTGGAAACCGAAATCCTTGCCCGCATCAAGGACCAGGGTGTGACCGTTACCGAGCTGACCCCTGAGCAGAAAGCTCTGTGGCAGAAGACTGTTGTAGACGCAAAAATCTACGACCTCGTAAAGTCCAAAATGGATCATCCTGAATACATGGATGCATTCCTGAAAAAGTAA
- a CDS encoding C-terminal binding protein: MKIVITDLDHADQNMEREVFAKAGMDFDLLECKTEDDLINQIKGYNIALNQYAPFTKRVFDALPDLKQIIRYGVGVNNVDLAAAKEAGVQVCNVPDYGMHEVSDHAIALSLSIIRKVPKMDKAVHNGVWDFTVAMPIRRFCETTVGVVGLGRIGRLYAQKMHALGFNIVGYDKFYKPSAADGTDYIMAGTLDEVLASADIFAMFCPVTSENFHMIDKAAISRMKDGVYVVNTARGGLIDEDALAEALKSGKVAAAALDTTEIEPLPSDSPLRALDNCQVTPHMAWYSEDAALELKRKVAEEAVRFAKGESINWGLVQL; the protein is encoded by the coding sequence ATGAAAATCGTCATTACAGATCTTGATCATGCAGATCAGAACATGGAGCGCGAAGTCTTTGCCAAGGCTGGCATGGACTTCGACCTTCTCGAGTGCAAAACCGAAGATGATCTGATCAACCAGATCAAGGGCTACAACATCGCACTGAACCAGTATGCCCCCTTCACCAAGCGCGTCTTTGATGCCCTGCCGGATCTGAAACAGATCATCCGTTACGGCGTTGGCGTCAACAACGTTGATCTGGCTGCTGCAAAGGAAGCCGGGGTGCAGGTCTGCAACGTGCCTGACTACGGCATGCATGAAGTGTCCGACCACGCAATCGCCCTCAGCCTGTCGATCATCCGCAAGGTACCGAAGATGGACAAGGCCGTTCACAATGGCGTCTGGGACTTCACCGTTGCCATGCCGATCCGTCGCTTCTGCGAAACCACCGTTGGCGTTGTTGGCCTTGGCCGTATCGGTCGCCTCTATGCCCAGAAGATGCATGCCCTTGGTTTCAACATCGTCGGCTACGACAAATTCTACAAACCAAGCGCTGCCGATGGCACTGATTACATCATGGCCGGCACGCTCGATGAAGTTCTCGCCAGCGCAGACATCTTCGCCATGTTCTGCCCGGTAACCAGCGAAAACTTCCACATGATCGACAAGGCTGCCATCAGTCGCATGAAAGATGGCGTTTATGTCGTCAACACCGCACGCGGTGGTCTGATCGACGAAGACGCTCTGGCCGAAGCGCTGAAATCCGGCAAGGTTGCCGCTGCCGCGCTCGACACCACTGAAATCGAACCATTGCCGTCAGACAGCCCACTGCGGGCGCTCGACAACTGTCAGGTGACGCCGCATATGGCTTGGTATTCGGAAGATGCTGCTCTGGAACTGAAACGCAAAGTTGCAGAGGAAGCTGTCCGTTTCGCAAAAGGGGAAAGTATCAATTGGGGCTTGGTTCAACTGTGA
- a CDS encoding SDR family NAD(P)-dependent oxidoreductase: MYKLDLSGQKAIVTGGTRGLGLGMVEGLLEAGAEVLIVGSSDKAADVAASLCKDGAVCHGLAIDLADASARAEGFARALEMLGGDLDILVNCAGVQSRHPSEKFPLDDWNWVLEVNLNAVFDLCQRAANVMLPKGRGKIINIASLLSFFGGFTVPAYAASKGGVMQLTKALSNEWASKGINVNALAPGYMATEMNTALLADEGRNAEITARIPAKRWGNGEDMKGPLVFLASPASDYVHGVTLPVDGGYLGR, translated from the coding sequence ATGTACAAACTCGATCTGTCCGGACAGAAAGCCATCGTTACCGGCGGCACTCGCGGCCTCGGCCTCGGGATGGTTGAAGGCCTCTTGGAAGCTGGCGCTGAAGTGCTGATCGTCGGGTCCAGCGACAAGGCGGCCGATGTGGCTGCCTCCCTCTGCAAGGACGGTGCCGTGTGTCATGGCCTTGCCATTGATCTGGCCGATGCTTCGGCCCGTGCCGAAGGCTTTGCCAGGGCGCTGGAAATGCTGGGTGGCGATCTGGACATTCTGGTCAACTGCGCAGGTGTGCAGAGCCGTCATCCGTCCGAGAAGTTCCCGCTTGACGACTGGAACTGGGTGCTTGAGGTCAACCTCAATGCCGTGTTCGACCTGTGCCAGCGGGCCGCCAATGTCATGCTGCCCAAAGGGCGCGGCAAGATCATCAACATCGCTTCGCTGCTCAGCTTCTTTGGTGGCTTCACCGTGCCTGCCTATGCCGCATCCAAGGGCGGTGTCATGCAGCTGACCAAGGCCCTGTCCAACGAATGGGCAAGCAAGGGCATCAACGTCAATGCGCTGGCTCCGGGCTACATGGCCACGGAAATGAACACCGCGCTTCTGGCCGATGAGGGCCGCAACGCAGAAATCACCGCACGTATTCCGGCCAAGCGCTGGGGCAATGGAGAGGACATGAAAGGTCCCCTGGTGTTCCTCGCTTCCCCCGCTTCGGACTACGTTCACGGTGTAACCTTGCCGGTCGATGGCGGCTATCTCGGCCGTTAG